Proteins from one Flavobacterium sp. N2038 genomic window:
- a CDS encoding M16 family metallopeptidase: protein MRNLLLSGILYCSLATLSSVYAQKKPEIPKYITNVEGIKEYSLNNGLKVLLIPDASQSNMVVNIIYNVGSRNEGYGEKGMAHLLEHMLFKSTKNLGDIKKMLSDKGGNANGTTWYDRTNYYEVFPSSDENLKWSLEMEADRMINATILQTDLDKEFSVVRNEFEIGENNPDGVLQERIISTAYLWHNYGNSTIGSKEDIERVKANRLRVFYEKYYQPDNSTLIIAGKFDEKKALQYVGQYFAAIPKPKRVLDKTYTIEPAQDGEKFVELKRAGDSKNVGALYHTAPYADKDYPAIDALAEILTADPSGYLYKSLVETQKVSSIYYWQPTVRDASFMYFGVAVPNDKDIRATEDIVRAELDKISTTKYTDQDVERAKAKIIKQIEDIKNNTISFAISLTEVIGSGDFRLGYLYRDTVEKLTKEDIQRVAEKYFRSNNRTVGIFIPSKEEVRVKSVEYTDEQISAITKDYKGKALEKEAAPFEASIKNLKQNLTEGKLSNGVKYGLIKKEIKGGKVQANFKFPVSNEKDLQGKVDTGGILAQLLTTGTTTKTKEQIQDRLDQLKSSINFNFSRQTLSVNIATYKDSFKEVMEILGDLLVNSTFPENELNKTITEYNTYLESSLNDPQTVAVTEIARQTGNYSRESIFYTPTVSEQIAAFKKIKQSEIVDFYKNILGGNNGVGSVVGDLDAKTTAQILENTFGKWNSKSKYELAKPSFSETKKLDKDYITPDKENAIALGKINFKMDRNSPDYPAFLMANEILGSGGFLSARIPMRLREKEGISYGAGSFIDVPITNDVAFWEYYALLNPTKKNAVELAVKEEISKALKDGFTAEELKSNLVSWQNERKTRLGSDGTLMDLVNTYLQYNVPLEDYDDLESKVKSLKIEEVNTALRKYLSLDKMTSIYAGDFNKKL from the coding sequence ATGAGAAACCTTTTACTGAGTGGAATTTTGTACTGCTCTCTGGCGACGTTGAGTTCAGTTTATGCCCAAAAAAAACCTGAAATACCCAAATACATTACAAATGTTGAAGGAATTAAAGAGTATTCTTTAAACAATGGATTAAAAGTTCTTTTAATTCCGGATGCTTCACAAAGCAATATGGTAGTTAATATTATTTATAATGTTGGTTCCAGAAATGAAGGATATGGAGAAAAAGGGATGGCTCATTTATTGGAGCACATGCTTTTTAAAAGCACCAAAAATTTAGGAGACATAAAAAAAATGCTTTCAGATAAAGGTGGAAATGCAAACGGAACGACCTGGTATGATCGTACTAATTATTATGAAGTATTTCCGTCTAGCGACGAGAATTTAAAGTGGAGCCTTGAAATGGAAGCAGATCGAATGATTAATGCAACCATTCTGCAAACTGATCTTGATAAAGAATTTTCTGTAGTAAGAAATGAATTTGAAATAGGCGAAAATAACCCAGATGGTGTTTTGCAGGAAAGAATTATTTCGACAGCTTATTTATGGCATAATTACGGAAATAGTACAATTGGAAGCAAAGAAGATATTGAGCGTGTTAAAGCAAACAGACTACGTGTGTTTTACGAAAAATATTATCAGCCGGATAATTCTACTTTGATCATTGCCGGTAAGTTTGATGAGAAAAAGGCTTTGCAATATGTGGGACAATATTTTGCTGCAATTCCAAAACCTAAAAGAGTTTTAGATAAAACTTATACCATTGAACCTGCACAGGATGGAGAGAAATTTGTAGAACTTAAAAGAGCAGGAGATAGTAAAAATGTAGGAGCTCTTTATCATACTGCTCCATATGCTGATAAAGATTATCCTGCAATTGATGCTTTGGCCGAAATTTTAACAGCAGATCCTTCAGGATATTTGTATAAATCTTTAGTAGAAACTCAAAAAGTATCCAGTATATATTATTGGCAGCCAACTGTACGTGATGCAAGTTTTATGTATTTTGGAGTTGCGGTACCAAATGATAAAGACATTAGAGCAACTGAAGATATTGTTAGAGCCGAACTAGACAAAATTAGCACGACAAAATATACAGATCAGGATGTTGAGAGAGCTAAAGCAAAAATCATCAAGCAAATTGAAGATATAAAAAACAATACAATTTCATTTGCGATCAGTCTTACAGAAGTGATTGGATCCGGTGATTTTAGACTGGGTTATTTATATCGCGATACTGTAGAAAAATTGACTAAAGAAGATATTCAGAGAGTCGCCGAGAAATATTTTAGAAGCAACAACAGGACAGTGGGGATATTTATTCCTTCAAAAGAAGAAGTAAGGGTGAAATCTGTAGAATATACCGATGAACAAATATCGGCCATCACTAAAGATTATAAAGGAAAAGCTTTAGAAAAAGAAGCGGCTCCTTTTGAGGCTTCTATTAAAAACTTAAAACAAAACTTAACAGAAGGAAAGTTAAGTAATGGTGTAAAATACGGATTAATTAAAAAAGAAATCAAAGGAGGAAAAGTTCAGGCTAATTTTAAATTTCCTGTAAGCAATGAGAAAGATTTGCAAGGAAAAGTTGATACAGGCGGAATCCTGGCTCAATTACTAACGACAGGAACTACAACAAAAACAAAAGAGCAAATTCAGGATCGATTAGATCAATTAAAATCCAGTATAAATTTTAATTTTTCAAGACAAACCCTTTCTGTTAATATTGCAACTTACAAAGATAGTTTTAAAGAAGTAATGGAGATTTTAGGCGATCTTTTGGTTAATTCTACTTTCCCTGAAAATGAACTGAATAAAACAATTACAGAATATAATACTTATCTTGAGTCAAGTCTTAATGATCCGCAAACAGTTGCAGTTACCGAAATTGCAAGACAGACCGGAAATTATAGCAGAGAAAGCATTTTTTACACGCCTACAGTTTCAGAGCAAATAGCTGCTTTTAAAAAGATAAAACAGTCAGAAATTGTTGATTTTTATAAAAATATCTTAGGAGGTAATAACGGAGTAGGAAGTGTAGTTGGGGATCTGGATGCTAAAACAACAGCTCAGATTTTGGAAAATACTTTTGGAAAATGGAATTCAAAATCAAAATATGAATTAGCTAAACCTTCTTTTTCTGAAACCAAAAAACTAGATAAAGATTATATTACTCCGGACAAAGAGAATGCAATAGCACTTGGAAAAATAAACTTTAAAATGGATCGTAACAGTCCTGATTATCCTGCATTTTTGATGGCCAATGAAATTTTGGGTAGTGGTGGTTTTTTAAGTGCGCGAATTCCAATGCGATTAAGAGAGAAAGAAGGAATAAGTTATGGAGCTGGATCTTTTATAGATGTGCCGATTACAAATGATGTTGCTTTTTGGGAATATTATGCGTTACTAAATCCTACTAAGAAAAATGCTGTTGAGTTGGCCGTTAAAGAAGAAATTTCAAAAGCTTTAAAAGACGGATTTACGGCTGAGGAATTAAAATCAAATTTGGTAAGCTGGCAAAATGAGCGAAAAACCAGATTAGGAAGCGATGGCACTTTGATGGATTTAGTAAATACTTATCTGCAATATAATGTTCCTTTAGAAGATTATGACGATCTTGAAAGTAAAGTTAAATCATTAAAAATTGAAGAGGTTAATACTGCTTTGAGAAAGTATTTAAGCTTAGATAAGATGACTTCGATTTATGCAGGTGATTTTAATAAGAAACTATAA
- the asnB gene encoding asparagine synthase B: MSGLLAVIGKGKDPQLVKELSKRMAYRGPDESDLHIMENGSVICHEGLSVIDLQSGKQPIQGTSKAWMIHDGEIYNYEELKNTVLKEHSFRTKSDSEVIVHLYEEFGYKFCNMLDGAFAFVVINGDDYIAGRDPIGVKPLYYGLDERGRIYFSSEMKAIADQCKSFSTFPPGHYYTAKTGFVKYYQPEYEDHKKAVESLDLKLIRETLIEATRKRLVSNVPLGVVLSGGLDTSLVSSITSRLLKGNGEKLHSFSIGLDANAPDNIAARKAAAFLGTEHHEIHFSVEEGVQVLEKVIYHIETYDIISVRSGVPMYLLSKAIAETGIKVVLSGEGADEIFGGHLYFRNAPSAEEFQDETIERVQKLFTADLLRVDKTTMAHGLEARIPFLDKDFLDVAIRIKTEEKQPKNYDGIEKYILRKAFDTPEDPYLPSEILWRQKEQFSDGVGYNWIDELIEYCSSQVSDEQMAGAAVEFPYNSPTTKEAYLFRSIFHKFYPQVSAAQTVRKWIPKWQDNQDPSGRANAAHVKAGAEQSKSGITV; the protein is encoded by the coding sequence ATGTCTGGATTATTGGCCGTTATTGGTAAAGGTAAAGACCCACAACTTGTAAAAGAACTTTCTAAAAGAATGGCCTATCGCGGGCCTGACGAGAGTGATTTACATATTATGGAAAACGGAAGTGTAATTTGTCACGAAGGCTTATCTGTTATAGATTTGCAATCGGGAAAACAACCAATTCAGGGAACAAGCAAAGCCTGGATGATTCATGATGGTGAAATTTATAACTATGAGGAGTTAAAAAACACGGTCTTAAAAGAACATTCATTTAGAACTAAATCAGATTCTGAAGTTATTGTTCATTTATATGAAGAATTTGGTTATAAGTTTTGCAATATGCTTGATGGTGCTTTTGCATTTGTAGTTATTAACGGAGATGATTACATCGCGGGAAGAGACCCGATTGGTGTAAAACCTTTGTACTACGGATTGGATGAAAGAGGGAGAATTTATTTTTCTTCAGAAATGAAAGCAATTGCAGACCAGTGTAAATCTTTTTCAACCTTTCCTCCGGGACATTATTATACAGCCAAAACAGGTTTTGTTAAATATTATCAGCCTGAATACGAAGATCATAAAAAAGCAGTCGAAAGTCTTGATTTAAAACTAATACGTGAAACCTTAATCGAAGCTACACGTAAACGATTGGTAAGTAATGTACCTTTAGGAGTCGTATTATCAGGAGGTTTAGATACCTCTTTGGTGTCGTCTATTACTTCAAGGCTCTTAAAAGGAAATGGAGAAAAACTGCATTCATTTTCTATTGGTTTAGATGCAAATGCTCCGGATAATATTGCAGCGAGAAAAGCAGCAGCATTTTTAGGAACAGAGCATCATGAAATCCATTTTTCTGTAGAAGAAGGCGTTCAGGTTTTAGAAAAAGTAATTTATCATATCGAAACTTACGATATTATCTCGGTAAGATCTGGTGTTCCTATGTATTTATTGTCTAAAGCTATCGCTGAAACCGGAATAAAAGTAGTGCTTTCAGGAGAAGGGGCCGATGAAATTTTTGGAGGACATTTGTATTTCAGAAATGCTCCGTCTGCAGAAGAATTTCAGGATGAAACCATAGAAAGAGTTCAGAAATTATTTACTGCCGATTTATTGCGTGTTGATAAAACAACAATGGCACATGGACTGGAAGCAAGGATTCCGTTTTTAGATAAAGATTTCCTGGATGTTGCAATTCGAATTAAAACCGAAGAAAAACAGCCAAAGAATTATGACGGAATCGAAAAGTATATTTTAAGAAAAGCGTTTGATACACCTGAGGATCCATATTTACCATCAGAGATTTTATGGCGTCAAAAGGAGCAATTTTCAGACGGAGTTGGTTATAACTGGATCGATGAATTAATAGAATATTGTTCCTCTCAGGTTTCAGATGAGCAAATGGCCGGAGCAGCTGTAGAATTTCCGTATAATTCACCTACAACAAAAGAAGCATACTTGTTCAGATCAATTTTTCATAAATTTTATCCGCAAGTTAGTGCTGCTCAAACGGTGCGTAAATGGATTCCGAAATGGCAGGATAATCAAGATCCAAGCGGAAGAGCAAATGCTGCACACGTAAAAGCAGGGGCTGAGCAATCAAAATCCGGGATAACGGTTTAA
- a CDS encoding PhzF family phenazine biosynthesis protein, whose product MSLPFYIVDVFADKKYTGNQLAVFMDAEKLSSDEMQKIAREINFAESTFVTKLDKENNKAEIRIFTPAHEMQFAGHPIIGTSWVLMNKILDNSPSEIKLEVPIGPIAIHKSEGLIWLKAAQPKFWDVFSKEDFTLFSNLKISDFENQFPIQEVTTGSAFVMVGLSSKRALENLILDKDKTDNWLKQHCKTDHRGLYFYYLEGSKLFSRMLCVEHNQLVEDAATGSASTCLQAFLLKYHKPELELTNHQGDYINRPSEIYFKGKLTDDKYDIEIGGNAQFVAKGEWEA is encoded by the coding sequence ATGAGTTTACCTTTTTATATAGTTGATGTTTTTGCAGATAAAAAATACACCGGAAATCAATTGGCGGTTTTTATGGATGCAGAAAAATTAAGTTCAGACGAAATGCAAAAGATTGCACGTGAAATCAATTTTGCGGAAAGCACTTTTGTGACTAAACTGGATAAAGAGAATAATAAAGCCGAGATTAGAATATTTACTCCGGCACATGAAATGCAGTTTGCGGGGCATCCGATAATTGGTACTTCATGGGTTTTGATGAATAAGATTCTTGATAATTCACCAAGTGAAATTAAACTGGAAGTTCCCATTGGGCCAATTGCGATTCATAAATCAGAAGGATTGATTTGGCTAAAAGCAGCACAGCCAAAGTTTTGGGATGTTTTTTCAAAAGAAGATTTCACATTATTCAGTAATTTAAAAATAAGCGATTTCGAAAATCAGTTTCCAATTCAGGAAGTAACCACCGGAAGTGCTTTTGTAATGGTGGGCTTAAGCAGTAAAAGAGCTTTAGAGAATTTGATTTTAGATAAAGATAAAACAGATAACTGGCTGAAGCAGCATTGTAAAACAGATCATAGAGGCTTGTATTTTTATTATTTAGAAGGCTCAAAATTGTTTAGCAGAATGTTATGTGTCGAACATAATCAATTGGTAGAAGATGCTGCAACAGGAAGTGCCAGTACATGTTTACAAGCTTTTTTACTAAAATATCATAAGCCTGAATTAGAATTAACAAATCATCAGGGAGATTATATAAATCGTCCATCTGAAATTTATTTCAAAGGAAAACTAACGGATGATAAATATGATATTGAAATTGGGGGTAACGCTCAGTTTGTTGCTAAAGGAGAGTGGGAAGCTTAG
- a CDS encoding GNAT family N-acetyltransferase, which yields MEIKLRQESKKDYECVFQLIEKAFEKEEYSDHREQFLVERLRDSEAFIPELSIIAEVDGKITGHILFTKLEIKNQSQSFQSLALAPVSVLPEFQGKGIGSKLILYGHDVAKKLGYKSVILLGHQDYYPRFGYEVCEKYHINMPFDVPAENCMVIALTEDGLKGVSGEVVYPKAFFE from the coding sequence ATGGAAATTAAACTAAGACAAGAAAGTAAAAAGGATTACGAGTGCGTTTTTCAATTGATAGAAAAAGCTTTTGAAAAAGAAGAATACAGCGATCATAGAGAACAGTTCTTGGTTGAGAGATTAAGAGATTCTGAGGCTTTTATTCCTGAACTTTCTATAATTGCTGAGGTTGACGGTAAAATTACAGGGCACATTTTATTTACAAAACTTGAAATTAAAAATCAATCCCAATCGTTTCAGTCCTTAGCATTAGCTCCGGTTTCTGTATTGCCAGAATTTCAGGGAAAAGGTATTGGTTCAAAACTAATTTTGTACGGTCATGATGTGGCTAAAAAATTAGGTTATAAATCGGTTATTTTGCTCGGACATCAGGATTATTATCCAAGGTTTGGTTATGAAGTTTGTGAAAAATACCATATCAATATGCCTTTTGATGTTCCCGCCGAAAACTGTATGGTGATTGCATTAACCGAGGATGGTTTAAAAGGTGTAAGTGGAGAAGTAGTTTACCCAAAAGCTTTTTTCGAATAA
- the asnB gene encoding asparagine synthase B has translation MCGIVCAFDLKQKAEALRPQVLEMSKIIRHRGPDWSGIFSNDKAILSHERLAIVDPASGKQPLFTEDKKLVLAANGEIYNHRELRKQFEGKYNFQTESDCEVILALYKEKGPHFIDEMNGIFGFAIYDVDKDEYFVARDHMGIIPLYIGWDQHGTFYVASELKALEGYCTKIELFPPGHYLSSKDGEFVQWYKRDWTEYDAVKDNETSIPEIKQALEAAVHRQLMSDVPYGVLLSGGLDSSITSAVAKKFAQKRIESDDTTDAWYPQLHSFSVGLEGSPDLAAARKVADHIGTIHHEIKFTIQEGLDAVKDVIYNLETYDVTTVRASTPMWLMARVIKSMGIKMVLSGEGADELFGGYLYFHKAPNAREFHEENVRKLGKLHMYDCLRANKSLAAWGIEGRVPFLDKEFMDVAMRINPQDKMINKEHPMEKWVVRKAFEDMLPESVAWRQKEQFSDGVGYSWIDTLKEVVAREVSDEQLANAKYKFPLQTPTSKEEYYYRSIFTEHFPSDAAALCVPQEASVACSTKIALEWDEAFKNMNDPSGRAVASVHDDAYEKA, from the coding sequence ATGTGTGGAATTGTATGTGCCTTTGATTTAAAGCAAAAAGCAGAAGCTTTAAGACCTCAAGTGTTAGAAATGTCAAAAATCATTCGTCATCGCGGACCAGACTGGAGCGGGATATTTAGCAATGATAAAGCAATCCTTTCTCATGAGCGTTTGGCGATTGTAGATCCGGCTTCTGGAAAACAACCATTATTTACAGAAGACAAAAAATTAGTTTTGGCAGCAAATGGTGAAATTTACAACCACAGAGAATTGCGTAAACAATTTGAAGGGAAATACAACTTTCAGACTGAAAGCGATTGCGAAGTAATTTTGGCACTTTATAAAGAAAAAGGACCACACTTCATTGATGAAATGAACGGAATCTTCGGATTTGCAATTTATGATGTAGATAAAGATGAGTATTTTGTTGCTCGTGACCATATGGGAATTATTCCATTGTACATTGGTTGGGATCAACACGGCACTTTTTATGTTGCTTCAGAATTAAAAGCTTTAGAAGGATATTGTACAAAAATTGAATTATTCCCTCCAGGACATTATTTATCAAGCAAAGACGGAGAATTTGTACAATGGTACAAAAGAGACTGGACAGAATATGATGCAGTAAAAGATAACGAAACAAGTATTCCTGAAATTAAACAGGCACTTGAAGCGGCTGTTCACAGACAATTAATGAGTGATGTTCCTTACGGAGTTTTACTTTCGGGAGGTTTAGATTCTTCTATTACTTCGGCAGTAGCTAAGAAATTCGCACAGAAACGTATTGAATCTGATGATACTACAGATGCCTGGTATCCGCAATTACATTCATTCTCTGTTGGATTAGAGGGTTCTCCGGATTTAGCTGCAGCAAGAAAAGTGGCAGATCATATCGGAACTATTCACCACGAAATTAAATTTACAATTCAGGAAGGTTTAGACGCTGTTAAAGATGTAATTTATAACCTTGAAACCTATGATGTAACTACAGTAAGAGCTTCAACTCCAATGTGGTTAATGGCAAGAGTTATTAAATCAATGGGAATCAAAATGGTTCTTTCAGGAGAAGGTGCAGATGAGTTATTTGGTGGATACTTATATTTCCACAAAGCACCAAATGCAAGAGAATTCCACGAAGAAAACGTTCGTAAATTAGGGAAACTTCATATGTATGACTGTTTACGTGCAAACAAAAGTTTGGCAGCCTGGGGAATCGAAGGACGTGTGCCCTTCTTAGATAAAGAATTTATGGATGTTGCCATGCGTATCAACCCACAAGATAAAATGATCAACAAAGAACATCCAATGGAAAAATGGGTAGTTCGTAAAGCTTTTGAAGATATGCTTCCTGAGAGTGTAGCATGGAGACAAAAAGAACAATTTTCTGATGGAGTAGGATATAGCTGGATTGATACTTTGAAAGAAGTAGTTGCAAGAGAAGTTTCGGATGAGCAATTGGCAAATGCAAAATATAAATTCCCATTACAAACACCAACTTCAAAAGAAGAGTATTATTATCGTTCGATTTTTACAGAACATTTCCCAAGTGATGCAGCAGCTCTGTGTGTTCCTCAGGAAGCAAGTGTTGCTTGTAGTACTAAAATTGCATTGGAGTGGGATGAGGCTTTCAAAAACATGAATGATCCATCTGGAAGAGCTGTAGCAAGTGTACATGATGATGCTTATGAAAAAGCTTAA
- a CDS encoding TonB-dependent receptor, which translates to MRLNSHNKIIILLLLFVVQVSFSQKKNENIGTETVNVVKPYSPTISDAFKVKETPSLDDTGNQPKETIKYSILSVPVASTFTPSKGKAEGVEKSKKERLFNNYATLGVGNYGTLNAELFVTQDLGNNDYVAGMFRHHSSQGGIKDVNLNDEFYDTALNVGYGVINRDVSWGVDLGYQNQVYNWYGLPADFGMTLPPATQEDLIRGINPNHSYNTISLGGNVEFNEGIFSKISTRFTHFSDSFSSSENRFYVKPTFKVDVMDQTINTNIIVDHVSGSFEHNYAYDNVEPLKYSLTNFGIEPSFVINENEWTLELGAGLYYALDSENSGNKFYVYPKVNASYKLVGDLMIFYTGVNGSLNQNSYADFVTENPFLSPTLNMRPTSNQYTVFAGLKGKLANNINYNLTGSYLNEKDKALFKSNDYTEDFDNQNYAFGNSFGVIYDDVRTFRFYGELKADFSQNVSFGINGTFNSYKTDGLEAWNLPSMKLSSNLDVSITKQWYAGLNVFFVGERKDMQTNLNLGTDPVITTLKSYFDANAHVGYKYNERLTFFLKLNNIGNQAYERWLNYPVQGFQVLAGGNYKFDF; encoded by the coding sequence ATGAGATTAAATAGCCATAATAAAATTATCATTTTACTGCTGTTGTTTGTTGTTCAGGTTTCATTTTCGCAAAAGAAAAATGAAAATATCGGAACAGAAACGGTAAACGTAGTAAAACCATACTCGCCAACAATATCTGATGCGTTTAAAGTGAAAGAAACTCCATCGCTTGATGATACAGGAAACCAACCCAAAGAAACGATTAAATATAGTATTTTGTCGGTTCCGGTTGCTTCAACCTTTACGCCATCAAAAGGAAAAGCCGAAGGAGTTGAGAAATCTAAAAAAGAACGGTTATTTAATAATTATGCCACTTTAGGAGTTGGAAATTATGGGACTTTAAATGCTGAATTGTTTGTAACGCAGGATTTAGGGAATAATGATTATGTGGCCGGAATGTTTCGTCATCACTCTTCGCAAGGCGGAATTAAAGATGTTAACTTAAATGATGAGTTTTATGATACGGCTTTAAATGTTGGTTATGGAGTAATCAATCGTGATGTGTCCTGGGGTGTTGATTTAGGATATCAGAATCAGGTTTATAACTGGTATGGTCTTCCAGCTGATTTCGGTATGACTTTACCGCCGGCAACGCAGGAGGATTTAATAAGAGGCATTAATCCGAATCACTCTTACAATACAATATCACTAGGTGGAAATGTAGAATTTAACGAAGGGATTTTTAGCAAGATTTCAACGAGGTTTACACATTTTTCAGACAGTTTTTCTTCGTCAGAGAATCGTTTTTATGTAAAGCCAACATTCAAAGTAGATGTGATGGATCAGACTATAAATACCAATATTATTGTAGATCATGTAAGCGGTTCTTTTGAACATAATTATGCCTATGATAATGTTGAACCTTTAAAATACAGTCTGACTAATTTTGGAATAGAGCCAAGTTTTGTGATTAATGAAAATGAGTGGACGCTTGAGTTGGGAGCTGGATTGTATTATGCTTTAGATTCTGAAAACAGCGGAAACAAATTTTATGTTTATCCAAAAGTGAATGCATCATATAAATTGGTTGGTGATTTAATGATTTTTTATACCGGAGTAAACGGAAGCTTAAATCAAAATTCATATGCTGATTTTGTAACTGAAAATCCATTTTTATCTCCAACTTTAAATATGCGACCAACCAGTAATCAGTATACTGTTTTTGCAGGATTAAAAGGAAAATTAGCAAATAATATTAATTATAATTTGACAGGTTCTTATCTGAATGAAAAAGATAAAGCTTTGTTTAAAAGCAATGATTATACAGAAGATTTTGATAATCAAAATTATGCTTTCGGAAACTCTTTTGGTGTAATTTATGACGATGTCAGAACATTTCGTTTTTATGGAGAATTAAAAGCAGATTTCTCTCAAAATGTTTCTTTTGGAATTAATGGGACTTTTAATAGTTATAAAACAGACGGTTTGGAAGCATGGAATTTACCTTCAATGAAATTAAGTTCTAATCTTGACGTTAGTATTACTAAGCAATGGTATGCAGGTTTAAATGTATTTTTTGTGGGAGAGCGAAAAGATATGCAGACCAATTTGAATTTAGGTACAGATCCGGTTATAACAACTTTAAAAAGTTACTTTGATGCCAATGCACATGTAGGCTATAAGTATAACGAACGATTGACCTTTTTCCTGAAGTTGAATAATATCGGAAATCAGGCTTATGAAAGATGGTTGAATTATCCTGTTCAGGGATTTCAGGTCTTAGCTGGAGGAAATTACAAATTTGACTTTTAA